The proteins below come from a single Stomoxys calcitrans chromosome 1, idStoCalc2.1, whole genome shotgun sequence genomic window:
- the LOC106093787 gene encoding heat shock protein 22 — protein sequence MRTLPILWRMAEDLRRLAMPSSPFFENPWTTTCYRWTPLTQVNRMLEEDLAKISKDGYQVSMNVSEFKPEELSVKVVDNSVIVEGKSEQHQDNKGGYVSRHFVRRVALPQGYESENAISTLSPDGILTVSVPKPQIEVKVREIPIQRAEAPSIKSAEDAKGAQNKNN from the coding sequence ATGCGTACTCTACCAATATTATGGCGTATGGCTGAAGATTTGAGGCGCTTGGCTATGCCTTCGTCACCATTCTTTGAGAATCCATGGACTACCACGTGCTATCGATGGACACCATTAACACAAGTTAATCGTATGCTTGAGgaagatttggctaaaatcagCAAAGACGGTTATCAAGTTTCAATGAATGTTTCGGAATTCAAACCCGAAGAGTTATCTGTGAAGGTTGTAGACAACAGCGTCATTGTCGAAGGAAAATCGGAACAGCACCAGGACAATAAGGGTGGTTATGTATCACGTCATTTTGTGCGTCGTGTAGCCTTACCCCAGGGCTATGAATCCGAAAATGCTATATCCACTCTGTCTCCAGATGGAATACTAACCGTCAGTGTACCAAAGCCTCAAATTGAAGTGAAGGTGCGTGAAATTCCAATTCAGCGTGCTGAAGCGCCGTCTATAAAGTCTGCAGAAGACGCAAAGGGTGCCcagaataaaaataattag